The DNA segment TCCCACGAACAATTTGTACAGTTAGCACTGGCTAACAGAGATTTACAATTAGAACGAACTGCTACGGGTGAGTTAATTGTTATGCCTCCAACTGGGAGCGATACAGGGTGTAGAAATTCGGATATTAACGCCCAACTATGGTTATGGAACCGCCAAGCTAAGTTAGGAGTGGTTTTTGACTCTTCAAGCGGTTTTCATCTTCCCAACGGTAGCGCGCTCTCTCCTGATGCGTCCTGGATACGTCAAGACCGATGGAATGCCCTAAATATAGAACAACAAGAGACTTTTGCCCCGATATGTCCTGATTTTGTGCTGGAACTACGTTCTAAGAATGACTCTATAGAAAAGTTACGCGCCAAGATAAGAGAATACATCGACAATGGCGCTCGTTTAGGTTGGTTAATTGACCGCAAAAATCGACAAGTAGAAGTTTATCGCCCAGGTCAAGATGTGGAAATCCTTAATCATCCTGTCAACTTGTCAGGGGAAAATGTCTTACCGGGGTTTGTGTTGGACTTAACTGAAGTTTGGAAATAAAGATATGTCATCCCATCTCCTCCCCAGAATAGGGTAAAATACAGCCCACGGCGCTTGTTGGGGTTTGGGTAATGACTTCTGTAATTAATGTGAATCTACCAACGCAGTCTTATGAGATTGCGATCGCACCTGCAAGTTTAGATCAGATTGGTCAAAGCTTGGCTGGGTTAAAACTGGGCAAGAAAGTATTACTGGTTTCTAATCCCACGATTTTTAAGCATTTCGGCAAAGTTGCTGTTGATTCCTTAGAAGCTGCTGGATTTCAAGTAGCAAGTTATTCTTTGCCAGCCGGGGAACGCTATAAAACCCTTAACTCTATTCAAAAACTATACGATATAGCCCTAGAAAATCGCCTAGAACGCTCCTCCACAATGGTGGCTTTGGGGGGAGGGGTAATTGGTGATATGACTGGCTTTGCCGCCGCTACTTGGCTACGGGGGATTAATGTGGTGCAAGTACCTACCACACTCTTAGCAA comes from the Nostoc sp. PCC 7120 = FACHB-418 genome and includes:
- a CDS encoding Uma2 family endonuclease, which gives rise to MTKTDLSPTLAVNIPPTLTLTVSHEQFVQLALANRDLQLERTATGELIVMPPTGSDTGCRNSDINAQLWLWNRQAKLGVVFDSSSGFHLPNGSALSPDASWIRQDRWNALNIEQQETFAPICPDFVLELRSKNDSIEKLRAKIREYIDNGARLGWLIDRKNRQVEVYRPGQDVEILNHPVNLSGENVLPGFVLDLTEVWK